Proteins from a single region of Bradyrhizobium diazoefficiens:
- a CDS encoding TIGR01620 family protein yields MNDRSKPRRPATFRLDDPGVVVTEADETSRIGRATIQITPEPDPSTLPVPVQGALPVRRSFPWGALFWSGVAGLTLLGTGLGVVHLVEDLFTRSESLGFVGLALAFVTTLALAVVVGREAVGLARLATIEKLHQRAAEVLASDDRKESRAIVRDLIAIAHQNPQLARARAALESHAGEIIDGADMIRLAERELMSPLDAEARRLVSSAAQRVSIVTAVSPRALFDVLFVLVASLRLIRQLARLYGGRPGALGMIRLLRHVIAHLAITGGLAASDSLVQQMLGHGIAAKLSQRLGEGMLNGLLTARLGLAAIDITRPLPFAALPPPKLSDLATDLLRKKEDEE; encoded by the coding sequence ATGAACGATCGATCGAAGCCACGGCGGCCGGCCACGTTCCGGCTCGACGACCCCGGTGTCGTCGTGACCGAAGCCGACGAGACGAGCCGCATCGGTCGCGCCACCATTCAGATCACGCCGGAGCCGGATCCGTCGACGCTGCCGGTACCGGTGCAAGGCGCACTTCCGGTGCGGCGCAGCTTTCCCTGGGGCGCGCTGTTCTGGTCCGGCGTCGCCGGGCTGACGCTGCTCGGCACCGGGCTTGGCGTCGTGCATCTGGTCGAGGATCTGTTTACGCGCAGCGAGAGTCTCGGCTTCGTCGGGCTCGCTCTTGCATTCGTGACCACGCTCGCGCTCGCGGTCGTGGTCGGTCGCGAGGCGGTCGGGCTCGCGCGGCTCGCCACGATCGAAAAGCTGCATCAGCGCGCCGCCGAGGTGCTTGCCAGCGACGATCGCAAGGAGAGCCGCGCCATCGTGCGGGACCTGATCGCCATCGCGCACCAGAACCCGCAGCTCGCGCGCGCCCGCGCCGCGCTGGAAAGCCACGCCGGCGAGATCATCGACGGCGCGGACATGATCCGGCTCGCCGAGCGCGAGTTGATGTCGCCGCTGGATGCGGAGGCACGACGGCTGGTGTCGTCGGCGGCGCAGCGGGTCTCGATCGTCACGGCGGTGTCGCCGCGCGCGCTGTTCGACGTGCTGTTCGTGTTGGTGGCCTCGCTGCGCCTGATCCGCCAGCTCGCCCGCCTCTATGGCGGCCGGCCCGGTGCGCTCGGCATGATCCGCCTGCTCCGCCACGTCATCGCCCATCTCGCCATCACCGGCGGTCTCGCCGCCAGCGACAGCCTGGTGCAGCAGATGCTCGGCCATGGGATCGCAGCAAAACTGTCGCAGCGGCTCGGTGAAGGCATGCTGAACGGGCTATTGACGGCGCGGCTCGGTCTCGCCGCGATCGACATTACAAGGCCGCTGCCGTTCGCCGCGCTGCCCCCGCCAAAACTGTCGGATCTCGCGACGGATTTGCTGCGGAAGAAGGAGGACGAGGAGTAG
- a CDS encoding glycosyltransferase family 39 protein, which produces MAALMIAAMTVLRFVYASAIELRTDEAYYWTWSKEGALSFLDHPPMIAWFIRFGTAIFGDTVLGVRFGGIVAMLVTQLLLAGIVRRLTHDARAVMFAVLMPEAALYYGLLMAKVAPDVAMIPFAVAMMWSLVRLAQGGDGRWWLAAGLFAGLSLLSKFTAIMFAPAVAAFLLVPDWRWRWLRSPYPYLAVLIAIALFSPVLIWNAEHDWASFRFQGVRATANYGISLRTIGDYVGLQFGLVGFVMLPVVLSGLAMTAWRGYRSREPVAILLSTAVLVPFVYFFSKSLTLRVGDTWPMFMWPTGFVAAAVNLAMLPKEGWSARMVRSSIFWVKTALISGIAFVVIVFLYYVAAPWNLLGKMDPIGAEAGYEQVAARAQAALDETGATWIATTDYRTYAMMRWLFRGRVPVVEINERGRFQDFRDPGMDRIKGHAGLYIGRQPDDHSPLWDSIPATREPLAQVERRWRGVLIDTYTLDKLTGWTPELSPPKDSPLFQWRMLALRATPRPPSSAANPSRDPTVLAGAARRTAAAL; this is translated from the coding sequence ATGGCCGCGCTGATGATCGCCGCAATGACGGTGCTGCGCTTCGTTTACGCCTCCGCGATCGAGCTGCGCACCGACGAGGCCTATTACTGGACCTGGTCGAAGGAGGGAGCGCTAAGCTTCCTCGATCATCCGCCAATGATTGCCTGGTTCATCCGCTTCGGCACCGCCATCTTCGGCGACACCGTGCTCGGCGTTCGCTTCGGTGGCATCGTCGCGATGCTGGTGACGCAGCTCCTGCTCGCCGGCATCGTCCGCCGCCTCACCCATGATGCACGCGCGGTCATGTTCGCCGTGCTGATGCCGGAGGCCGCGCTCTATTACGGGCTGTTGATGGCCAAGGTCGCGCCCGACGTCGCCATGATCCCGTTTGCGGTGGCGATGATGTGGTCGCTGGTGCGGCTTGCGCAAGGCGGCGACGGACGCTGGTGGCTTGCCGCCGGCCTGTTCGCCGGCTTGTCGCTGCTGTCGAAGTTCACCGCGATCATGTTCGCGCCTGCGGTTGCCGCCTTTCTGCTGGTGCCGGATTGGCGCTGGCGCTGGCTGCGCAGTCCCTATCCCTATCTCGCGGTGCTAATTGCGATCGCATTGTTCTCGCCGGTGCTGATCTGGAACGCAGAGCACGACTGGGCCTCGTTCCGCTTCCAAGGCGTGCGCGCCACCGCCAATTACGGCATCTCGCTCCGCACCATCGGCGATTATGTCGGCCTGCAATTTGGCCTCGTCGGGTTCGTGATGCTGCCGGTGGTGCTCTCGGGCCTCGCGATGACGGCCTGGCGCGGCTATCGGAGCCGCGAGCCCGTGGCGATCCTGTTGTCGACGGCAGTGCTGGTGCCGTTCGTTTATTTCTTCTCCAAGTCGCTGACGCTCAGGGTGGGCGACACTTGGCCGATGTTCATGTGGCCGACAGGCTTTGTGGCTGCCGCGGTAAACCTTGCGATGTTGCCGAAAGAAGGCTGGTCGGCGCGGATGGTCCGGTCCAGCATCTTCTGGGTGAAAACGGCGCTGATTTCGGGCATCGCCTTCGTCGTGATCGTGTTCCTCTATTACGTCGCTGCACCCTGGAATTTGCTCGGCAAGATGGATCCGATCGGCGCCGAGGCCGGTTACGAGCAGGTCGCTGCGCGCGCGCAGGCCGCGTTGGATGAGACCGGCGCGACTTGGATCGCGACCACGGATTACCGCACCTATGCCATGATGCGCTGGCTGTTCCGCGGCCGCGTACCCGTGGTCGAGATCAACGAGCGCGGCCGCTTCCAGGACTTTCGCGATCCCGGCATGGACCGGATCAAGGGACATGCGGGACTTTATATCGGCCGCCAGCCCGACGATCATTCGCCTCTGTGGGACTCGATCCCCGCGACGCGCGAGCCGCTGGCGCAAGTCGAGCGGCGTTGGCGCGGCGTCCTGATCGACACCTACACACTCGACAAGCTCACCGGCTGGACCCCGGAGCTTTCGCCGCCGAAGGACTCGCCGCTGTTCCAGTGGCGCATGCTGGCCCTGCGAGCTACTCCTCGTCCTCCTTCTTCCGCAGCAAATCCGTCGCGAGATCCGACAGTTTTGGCGGGGGCAGCGCGGCGAACGGCAGCGGCCTTGTAA